The segment GGGCGGTCAGCATGACGAGATCGATCTCATCCGCCGCGGCCTTATTCTTCAACAACTGCAGCCGGGGAGGGAGTTCAGGATCCAGGCCGGCTATCCTCTGCACGGCATCTATCACGGTATTACCCGTGACCAAAATCCTTTCCTCTTCGATGCCTTCGGCCCGCAGATTATCGCGGCTGGCGGAGGTAGGAGCGAAATGCAGCTCGGCCAGAGCGTCCGTCAGCTGACGATTCATCTCCTCGGGAAAGGGAGAATAACGATCGTATGAGCGCAGCCCCGCCTCCACATGCCCCACCGCAATCTGCTGATGGTAGGCGGCCAGCGAGGCAGCCAGGGTTGTGGCGGTGTCGCCGTGAACAAGAACCAGCCCGGGATCATGTTCGGCCAGCACCCCGCGCAGGCCCGCGAGCACCCGGGCGGTCAGATCGCTCAGATGCTGATCTTCTTCCATCAATTCCAGATCTATATCGGGTGTGAGCTCGAAACTGACCAGCATCTGGTCAAGAAGCTCCCGCTGCTGCCCGGTGACCGTGAGAGTGTGATCGAGTCGGGAGCTGGATTCTATCTTCTCTATCACCGGCGCCAGTTTGACCGCCTCGGGCCTGGTGCCAAAGATGGACATAACCTTAAACTTTTTTCGAGCTGTCACCTCGCCGCCTCCTTTCTGAGGTATCCTCCCTGCCCTGCCAAAACCGGTCTGGCCCTGAGCGGGAGTTCATGATAAAATTAAAGTGCCGAGGAGAGGACAAAAATTAAGGGGGTAAAATCCATGGGTATTTTTTATAATTTTCCAGCCGAAAAAGACATGCAGTGCGATGTTAAGCTCTTTGCCTCCGAAAAAATATATGATGAGATAGAGGACACAGCCCTCAATCAGCTTTTAAGCGCAGCCACCCTGCCGGGAGTTACAGCAGTGGTGGGCATGCCCGATCTTCATCAGGGTTATGGGCTCCCCATAGGCGGAGTTATGGCCTGTTCAACGGACGGGCCGGTTTCCCCGGGAGCTGTCGGTTTCGACATAAACTGCGGTGTGAGGCTTATAAGAACCGGCATGCAGGCAGATGAAATCGAAGGAAGACGCCAGGAAATCCTGCGGATGCTGTCCGGAACGGTGCCTGCCGGATTGGGAGAGGGCTCAAGCTTAAATTTTTCGCGCTCCGAATTCAGAGAGGTACTCGCTTACGGCGTATCCGCGCTTCCCGGGCTGGGTCTGGCTCCTGCTGACGCCGGTCAAAACTGCGAGAACGAGGGTTTTATGGCCGGAGCCGATCCCGATTCAGTCCCCGGCAAAGCCGTAAACCGGGGAATCGACCAGCTGAACAGTCTGGGCTCCGGCAATCATTTCGTCGAGCTGCAGGTTGTTGCTTCCACCGACGATAACCTGCCTCTGAACGAGGGCGAGCTGGTCATCATGCTGCACACAGGTTCCCGGGGGCTGGGCCACGAAGTCTGTAAAAATTACTCCCAGCAGGCCAAGGATAAAGCTCATAAATACAACCTGAAATTTCCCCGCAAGAATCTCGCCTATTTTCCGGGGCAGAGTTCGGAAGCTGAACATTATCTCAAGGCTATGAGGTGTGCGGCCAATTTCGCCTATGCCAATCGGGAACTGCTCATGCGCAATCTGGAGGAGACCTGGCGCGAATACTTTCCTCACAGCCGCCTGGAATTGTTTTACGATCACGCTCACAATATCGCCCGTCGGGAGACTCATGTGATCGAAGGGGAGGAGCGTGAGGTTTTGATCCACCGCAAGGGAGCAACTCACCTGCCACCCGATGGTATAGCGCTCATCCCGGGATCGATGGGCACTGCCAGTTATGTGGGGCTCTCGATGAACAGCGAACAGACCGGGCTTTCGCTGGAGTCGGTAGCCCACGGGGCCGGCCGCAAAATGAGCCGCACCCAGGCCAAAAAGACAATCTCCTATGACCGGCACCGCCAGAGCATGGGCGAGGTCAAAAGCACCTCCTCCAGCGGCGAAAATATACTCGATGAATCGCCTCTGGCCTATAAGGAAATAAGCGATGTTATATCCTCATTAACCCGCAGCAATCTGGCCTATCCGGCCGCCCGACTCAAACCGCTGGTCGTTTTAAAAGGATGAATGCTGCACCAGACATAAAGCTCCATTCTCAATAAAATTTTTCCTCCGCATAAACTATAATAACATCTTTTCCGGTCTCTGAATAGAGCTGATCAGGAGGGAAAATAGCTGCAGAAGTTAAAATCACAGCAAAAATCGCAAAAATCCGGCGGGCTTTAAAACCCGCCGGATGTTAATTTTGACCTGCAGCTGTAAAAAACCGATCAGACCGGCTGTTATTCGAGAACTATCGCAGCCTCCGGTGCATAAACGTTGAAGGTGAATGTCTCAAACAGGAAGAGATCTAACTCTTCCGCGCTGCTGTCGCGATAGCCCAGCGAGAGATCCTGACCCAGCACCAGTTCGAAGTCATCGCCTGCTGCCAGCAGGACTCCGCGATCATCGAGCTCGGGAGCATAGATGATTTCGGAACCGACCAGATCCTCAACTTTGCGATAAAGCGGATAACCGGAACCTTCCAGTTCGTTCAGCAGCTGATAGAGTCTATCACCCAGCACCAGTCTGTAAGGTCCGGGAACATTTTCCAGATCCAGGGTGCGTCGCGCTTCCCAGATAGCGGATAAAAATGCACTTCTATCCTCTTCTACCTCGATAGCATCATGTTCGGAAGAAGGCAGAATTCCTTCTATCTCAGCTTCAGCCATACCTTCGAAAATAGCTTCGTTTTCAAGCCGGGCTGCTTCTGCTGCAGCTTCCCGTACCGGATCTACTTCAGCGTCCTCGGCACCGCGCAGGAAAGCCTCTATTTCAGCTCTGTCCACGGTTAACGGGATTTCCATCTCTATCATGGGGCATGATTCTCTGCAGCTAAACACACCGGTGAGTTCTTCCCGGCGGCCGGTATTGACAGCAGCCTTTTCCAGTCCGTGAGGACCGGAAACCTCGACTACTTTGCGTCCTTTCAATCTATTTTCCAGAACTTCCAGGGCTTCTTCGTCCAGAAGCTCCCAGGCTTCTTCCGGAATTGGCGCCAGATCTCTGTTCAAAATATCTCCCATTTTTTATCTCCTCCTTAGTCTAAATCGCCTATGCCCAGCGAGTTATCGCCGGCGGATTCATGTTCATCATCATGATCGTGGTCTTCGCCCTCTTCTATCTCGGTAATCTCCTCTTCAGTGAAAAGAAATTCGCGGAGATGCTCATCCCAGACTTCGCTGTTGCGCCGCAGCCATTCCAGGCCCATGCAGGCATGTTCGATCTCTTCATCCCTGTTATGGGCAACTATGTTCTTTACGGATTCGTCTTCGGTGGCGGTAGCCCGCTGATTGTACCAGTTAACTGCCTCCAGTTCTTCGATTACGCTTTGAATAATCCGGTGATATTCAATGGCTTCCTGGTCAAGATCCTCTTTGTCCTCATGGAATTCTGCCATGTTATTACCTCCCTTGAAATTTGCCTCTATCTTTCATCCAAAAAAATTACTGCTCCGGGTCAAATTTACCCTCTGCATATTTCCGTCCATTATAAAATATAACATTTTGTGGTCAAAATAGCAAGCTTTTTGGCTCATTGACAGAAGGGGTTGTTTTTTGCAGTATTAATCACCCTGGATAAATTCTATTATCAGCTCAACCGTCTGTCGCCGCTGCTCGCTGCCGCTGATCTCAGCCTTTCCGTCGCCCCCCTGCTCTCCGTACTGTCCGAAACCAGCATGGTTGGCTCCCTCCAGCTCTTCCAGGCGAGCATCCGGGGGCAGAAGCTCTTTTCGTTCCTGCAGGCGCTCTCTGTCAATAACCTCATCCTCGCTGCCGTAAAGCGAGAGAACATCCAGATCTTTTTCCGAAATATCGGCCGACTGCCGCGGATATGAAGCCAGCAAAATCAGAGCCTCCACATCTGCAGGCCGGCTGCGATCTATAAAACGCACGCCCATGGCCCCTCCCAGCGAATGACCGGCCAGAACCCAGCTCTCTATCTCATCGTGAGCTTCGATTATTTCTCCGGCTCTGCTCCAGTTCAGCACTGCCATCTGAAAGGGCATTTCAGCCAGAATAACTGGATAGCCCTCTTCTGCCAGGCTCCAGGCCAGGCCGGCATAAGCTGCAGCCTCGACCTGGGGGCCGGGATAAAAAATTATGCCCCTGCTGTTTTCCAGCCTTTCCCGGGGCCAGAATTTTATCTCAGCTTCGGTCGCGGCCACCTCTATATTTTCATCCCCCTCGAGATAGCTATAGACTTCCTCCTCAGGAGGCAGGCTCTGACGCAGCCAAAAATATATGCCGCCGATTATTACTATGACCAGAAGCCCCAGCACCAGCAGGACTTTGGGCCTTAAAATTTTATCGATTATCCTCTTCATCATTTTCATCAGGTTCGGATTCCCCGGCAGAAGAAATTTGCGCCTCCGGCTCCTCCTCTTCATCATTGATGTTTATCCCCAGAACATTTACATTCACGGCTTTGAC is part of the Halarsenatibacter silvermanii genome and harbors:
- the wecB gene encoding non-hydrolyzing UDP-N-acetylglucosamine 2-epimerase encodes the protein MTARKKFKVMSIFGTRPEAVKLAPVIEKIESSSRLDHTLTVTGQQRELLDQMLVSFELTPDIDLELMEEDQHLSDLTARVLAGLRGVLAEHDPGLVLVHGDTATTLAASLAAYHQQIAVGHVEAGLRSYDRYSPFPEEMNRQLTDALAELHFAPTSASRDNLRAEGIEEERILVTGNTVIDAVQRIAGLDPELPPRLQLLKNKAAADEIDLVMLTAHRRENFGGKMKKIFAGVRELAARYERVEVVFPVHLNPGVQKPAEALLKDQANVHLTEPLAYSHFISLMSRARLALTDSGGIQEEAPALDVPVVLMRDNTERPEAIRAGTVLKAGTNKESILKTAGRLLEDDEFHREVRSRPNPYGDGRASERILQGILHNFGLSEAPPDEFGI
- a CDS encoding RtcB family protein: MGIFYNFPAEKDMQCDVKLFASEKIYDEIEDTALNQLLSAATLPGVTAVVGMPDLHQGYGLPIGGVMACSTDGPVSPGAVGFDINCGVRLIRTGMQADEIEGRRQEILRMLSGTVPAGLGEGSSLNFSRSEFREVLAYGVSALPGLGLAPADAGQNCENEGFMAGADPDSVPGKAVNRGIDQLNSLGSGNHFVELQVVASTDDNLPLNEGELVIMLHTGSRGLGHEVCKNYSQQAKDKAHKYNLKFPRKNLAYFPGQSSEAEHYLKAMRCAANFAYANRELLMRNLEETWREYFPHSRLELFYDHAHNIARRETHVIEGEEREVLIHRKGATHLPPDGIALIPGSMGTASYVGLSMNSEQTGLSLESVAHGAGRKMSRTQAKKTISYDRHRQSMGEVKSTSSSGENILDESPLAYKEISDVISSLTRSNLAYPAARLKPLVVLKG
- a CDS encoding family 1 encapsulin nanocompartment shell protein, with protein sequence MGDILNRDLAPIPEEAWELLDEEALEVLENRLKGRKVVEVSGPHGLEKAAVNTGRREELTGVFSCRESCPMIEMEIPLTVDRAEIEAFLRGAEDAEVDPVREAAAEAARLENEAIFEGMAEAEIEGILPSSEHDAIEVEEDRSAFLSAIWEARRTLDLENVPGPYRLVLGDRLYQLLNELEGSGYPLYRKVEDLVGSEIIYAPELDDRGVLLAAGDDFELVLGQDLSLGYRDSSAEELDLFLFETFTFNVYAPEAAIVLE
- a CDS encoding encapsulin-associated ferritin-like protein, translated to MAEFHEDKEDLDQEAIEYHRIIQSVIEELEAVNWYNQRATATEDESVKNIVAHNRDEEIEHACMGLEWLRRNSEVWDEHLREFLFTEEEITEIEEGEDHDHDDEHESAGDNSLGIGDLD
- a CDS encoding alpha/beta hydrolase; amino-acid sequence: MKMMKRIIDKILRPKVLLVLGLLVIVIIGGIYFWLRQSLPPEEEVYSYLEGDENIEVAATEAEIKFWPRERLENSRGIIFYPGPQVEAAAYAGLAWSLAEEGYPVILAEMPFQMAVLNWSRAGEIIEAHDEIESWVLAGHSLGGAMGVRFIDRSRPADVEALILLASYPRQSADISEKDLDVLSLYGSEDEVIDRERLQERKELLPPDARLEELEGANHAGFGQYGEQGGDGKAEISGSEQRRQTVELIIEFIQGD